The following DNA comes from Sebastes umbrosus isolate fSebUmb1 chromosome 8, fSebUmb1.pri, whole genome shotgun sequence.
TCCGTTGCATTTGACAGTCTCTATGTATATGACTCCTGCTATGGAGTCATGCAGCAGGCTTACAGTATGCCTTCAATAGGGATGAATGGAGAGCAGACCATCTCCACGGGACAAAAATGGTGCATACAGGGTTTAACCGGGGAATGACAGAGGTTGGAAGGAGGGAGAAGAACAAAGGGTGAGTGACAAAAACCAAAGACAGCACAAAAAACAGAATTGGTTGTGGATAATAACCTGCTGTGGAGAAGCAAAGCTTACAGTTTTGGGCACTTCGTATGCGATCTGTGTGGAGACGCCGCCCATGTCCAAGACACCTGCAGTCCTTTTCCTCTGCAGCGCCTCCTGCTGGTCGCTGCCTGGGACGTGCACCTCCACTACAGCTTCCCCATCTTGAAAAAGAGAGGTGACACAGTTAGGCAGGGCGGGTTTATCATGCCATTTCTGTGTTACtacatgtttgtttgtatggtagacaaaacattttttaaatggcaCACTGTTGAAATACTACTTGCGTGGGTCCTTACCATTGTGCACGTGGTTAAACCTTCCGAGGACAAAGTTTATTCCAATCCATGCATAGACACCTACAACCAATGATGACAAATTGTAAAGTTAATATATAAACTTTTACCAGCATCTTCAATCTTCAATTAATTGctaaactattttgataattgattaatcagtttgagtgattgtgaaattctctgattccagcttcttaaatgtgaatattttctggtttctttactcctctatgacagtaagctaaatatctttgagttgtggacaaaacaagacatttgaggacatcatcttaggctttgggaaactcttgattgacatttttcagcattttatgacattttatagaccaaacaactaatcgagaaaatactCAACAGATTTatccacaatgaaaataaccgttagttTCAGCCCTACTACCAATGCAAATGTGTTTCCCATGTTAATCTGTCGCGCATGACGTGTGTCAAGAAAATCTTCCAACGTTAATGAAGTGGTGAATCAACACTATGGCGAGTATGTTATAatcaaataaagtcataaatctaAACTGCGATACGTGTTAGTTGAGCGTACTGATTTTCATTCCCATCTATTTTTATTATCCCTTTTATTTACCTTCCTGTTTTCCAGAAATCACTTCCACGTGGGAATCGGAGAAGAGGAAGTTGAAGTGAACTGGGATGTCTGTTCGCAGATCCTCAAGAAGTGCTTCTTGTTGACTGAGATTTAACAAAATCACAGAAACTTCATCACAAGATGTACGgcatatgaaacaaaaatgcTTTTCGGTTTCAGTGGAAGTTGCTGtattcagtggtggaaagtaaccaagtacgtttactcaagtactgtaaaaTGTTTAGgtatttacttgagtatttctattttctgctactttatacttctactgcactacatctcagaggggaattttgtactttttactccgctacatttatttggcacctttagTTACGATTGACTTTGTAGATtcagaatacaaaatattaacaaataaatgatggaTAAATTCAATATTTATTGGTTCCTTGGTGAAATTTACAAGCtatccagcagtatataaattcAAAAACCAGCCCCCCTTTACCAACTGCAAACATTAAAGTAATGAACAtcatcaataattatattataatgatgcaaaatatattattctgcataatgagtacttttactttttgcactttaagtatattttggtgctaacacatttatacttttacttaagtacaattttgaatgcaggacttttatttgtaacagagtatttctacactgtggtatagctacttttactgaagtaaatgatcggagtacttcttccaccactggttataTTTACATCTGGGGCTTCCCAACTGTACCTTTCAGGAAGGATTCTCATTCCGGCCGTGCACAGGATGTACAAGGGGGTTTCTTGGTGCTTGTTTTTGGGAATGTGTTGGGCTGCGAAGCTCAGCAGTGGATAGATATAATCACTGGCTTTCTCAGGTGTTTTAGCCAATTCAGAGATACCTACAAGGAAAAGaccacaaatgtattttatagtGGCATGTAATGGTTTGTCATTGAGAGTCTTCAAGCAAACGGTGCTTGTTGGATTATGCTCATATCCTCTCCTTCAAATACTGCGTATCTTACCCGGTTTGATCTTCATGACCACTGGCTTGCGGTGTTGATCTCTCATTTGCTGAATGTCCAGCAGTTCATGGGGATTACCATTATGCCGGGGCCAACAGTACACAAACACCCTGGAGCCACTGCTGCCACAGTCCACCACCAGGCCGTAGTTCAGGTTGGGGTTGCTTGTATCTGTCGCATCCACATCTGTCACCCTTGCCAAGTGCCTTTTGGACAACAAATAATTGTTAAAGACAACGTCACCCGTGTTCATCACAACGTAAAACACTCAGCAGCTGTTTAGCAGTTTACCTGTGGAAGTGATTTTCCTCTCTGATCCAGCTGGCGTGGCCCTTCCCAGTGGCGAGCAGCAGGTAGAGCAGTCCGATGAGGCAGAGCACCAGGCCGATGAAGAGGAGCTGTCTGAGGGATGGTGTCAGGAGCCGAGGAAGGACCTGGGATGAGATGCTGAAATGCCACGGGGCTGGGAAAAGGCACGAAAAGCTGATCCTGTCGACAAATATAAGAGAGGAGAGTCTGAGCAAAGTGTGCCTAATGATGTTACACATTATGAGAAAGTTCATGATTCAATCTACATTCCCACAAAGTGACAGCAAACCAACCTTCCCATGATGCAGATTGTCTTTGTTGGTGTGATTGAATTGTAAATCGAGAATCAGTCAGCTGAAGATGGGAGCTTTGGCTTGTTCCACGGCTCCATCCCGTTTCCCTCACTTGTCATCATGACCTTTTGGGGGGGAAAGATGTCATGATATGTTAACAGTTGAAAGGCAACATCTGATGTCTAGTATGAGAAATAGGCTAGAGGGAAGACCCCTAAAAGTGCTTTAGTCTTCGAGATACCCCTACTGGAGGtagaacaaagcacaacaatgtttttttatattctctTAGGTCTCCTACATATGAAATAGAttcttgtataaaaatattttactgcaaaagtggttaaattgacagatatGTGACACAccccataaataaaataagtgcaaaataaaGCCAAGCCTAAAGGGAGATGGGACACTATAAACTCATGTAATTTCATAATGCATGCTCTGATTGATCCAAACTTTGGTGTGATAGTGCCCAGGGGCTTCCTCTATATGTGTAAAGAAACAGACTGTGAATATATTGATGCATTGAGGAAATACAGTActacaaacacatacaagtaCAATAATATCAAATATGAAGGTCTATcatgaatgtattcatttactttGAGGTAGCTTTGGCTGGGATTGTCCCAGAAACACCAATTAGGGTTTGATGGAAAGGTATGACTGTGCTGAATCCAACAAGGTATGATATGTAACTGTAGCAGGTATGGTCAGTAATCTATATTAAGATATGTATGACGTGTTCCAAGCATGAAATGGGGCTACATGGCATGTCTGCAGTCAATAGATACTTCAAAAGGCCTATCTAGCTGCGTGTTATTGGCTAAAACAGCTTAATTTAACATATTAATACTAATCGTCAGTGTCAACACAGTACAGTTATGTGTTCGTGGCATTTTAATGATTTCATACTTACTAATAAATGTGTGAAAGTCCCCGCTTTTCTAGAGATACCGACATTTCTAGTGCAGCCAGATGCTCACCGCTGTGGTAGTGCTAGCGAGTATGTGGCAGCAGGTCTCCGGTGAGTGACGTGGTATGTCCCCAGCCAAAGGTGCGTTTGATTTTAGTCTCCGCGTTGTCCGGATAACACGCAACACACTGAACAGAATGGGGAAACACCACACCGCCCAACatgcctcttcttcttcttcatttaaTAGCAGGTTGCAACAAGGGATTGAAGCGCCCCCTACTGGATTGAATGTGAACCaggaaaaacaacttttttatttttttattttgttgaaaaaactaaactcaatacttctaacatacaaggcacaattggattggaaagataacttaaattataaaaaataatataataacaaaaataaaagagagggtagaaaataattaaaggaacaaaaaaagaaatgcataaataaatatataatacatgtgTAAATGGTCACTCATTCCatgattttatttactttatttattattactttacttttttttttttattgaagataattaatttacaaacattaaggcattgtaatctaaactcaaaacgtctaacatacaaggcacaattggataggaaagataactgaaattataaaaaataatataataacaaaaataaaagagggtagaaaataagtaaaggaacaaaaaaaaagaaatgcataaataaataataatccatagtagctctagggttcatcatcatatatgttcagtttTTCATAAACTCTGAGGAGagactttgcatgttgtcctatcattagtcttaaagcactgagatgattgtccaaggtcccttttgaaaatggaaaatagggggtttcattttcctccatttggatgaaaacatttgccagcagtatcagattgttcaatatcaagtcactcttaatgtccttcatgttaataccaaacacaatattttctcttgtttGAGGAGCAAGTAGTTGGATTTTGGTTGACTTGATAAATAAGTCACCAGTCTGGTTTCTCTCAAATAACAGGATGAACTGCTGTAAACTGGATTCAAGACATTCTTCAGACTTTGtcctttccttcttcctccctctggtCCCTTTTAGTGTTTCTGTTTCCAAAAAACTTTGCTTGGCTCTGCCATGATGCATTTAAACTGGCTCTGCTTTTTGAAGACTGATGGATGCTTCTTATTATGAgcttatttattataaataaattaataaattaaacaaattatatatatatatatatatatatatatatatagcagtgCTTGctagtagtatagtataatgtaaaaataaggaaaaaataaacacatatttatttatttattataaatataaataaataaataatacaaattatatatatatatatatatatagtattgcTTGCTAGTAGTATActataatgtaaaaaacaacaacaaataaacaaatataatttatttatttatttatttgcaatgatattcttttttttacattatagtaTACTACTAGATGTTTTGAATGCcgttgaatgttttttttcaacactttatgattctgtaatttgcgtgtaactgtgctgctgcctatcttggccaggacaatcttgaaaaagagatttttaatctcaatgagtttttattcctagttaaataaaggttaaataaaacaaatgataataaaaatactaTCATGGTATAGTAATGCAGCTGTATAGTACGTAGTAATGTGCAAACCATTTGTTGTCTTACATTCTGAATTATTATACTTACGCTGTAAACCTTGTGCAATATGCTTTGGcaatactgtactatactaacCATGCCAATAAAGCACAATTGAATTTGGATGCTTGCCTGTGCAGTGTCATTCAGTCTGGTATGCTCAAACCTCAATCTAGGTATGACTTTCATTTCTTTGATCCTCCTTCCTACTAGTCCTCTCTGAACAAATAACTAAAATACCATTTAGATAAGTAGTTCTGTCCAGCCCATATCAAATTTGAAATTAAcattgaaaacaaaaataaatagttttcaGATCTATTTATTAAAATTTCTTATGTGCTTTTTTATTCATAAAGTACTGAAAGCAAGGACTTAATACATACGTGTAGATACGGTTTGTAATGCATTCAAGGCACTATAGGAATAACATGCTTTGATTTGAGAAGTATTAAGGACATATTGCAATCCGTCAGTGCAAAAACTGCCTGTAAAATCAATCTGTGTCTATAgttacaaaaataacaaaagttaTAGAGTTGTAGTCATACAAGCTGAGATACtgcattgtatttttatatgaatATTTTAAAGCATTAATCGTCCACCTTCATCAGTGCTGCTCCTGTATGGAAAGCTTTTCACTGGAGCCAGACAACTTGGACTCCGCTGGATGTCTCGCAGGCCAAACACTCGCGGCGACTGATTTGCAAGCAGTAACTCACATCTACATACTTGACTCTCTTGCTGCGTCGCATTATACTTTTCACTGTTGCAATCTCCACATCAGTCCGCGGCAGGACAATGCGTTGTACCTGTCCCAGTGGCATGGGAGGTGAGTCTGTGGACTCTGCAGAGAGATACAGATCTGAGTCCAATACGTTCTGTAAAACACAGTTCAAGGGGCAAGGCAGGGAGACCAGTGAGAGCTCCTCCAGTAAAGGAGAACCAGTCAGGAGATACTTGAGCACCCTCTTCAGGGACATCCAGGACATGACGGGCTTCCTTTGGCTGTGCTCGTAGGAGAAACTTCAAAGAAGGGAGACACAAAGAAGATGGATTACTTTAATAGGAAGTACTAGTAGTAATAGGTAGTTTTAACATCAAATTATGATTTCAGATAAACTACATTTAAGTTAAGCTAAGAAATACAGATGTGTTCATCAAGTGGCtcatatttcttatttacaACCCATACTGTTTACTCTTGTGAACAGTATTGGCTCTCGTTATTCTAATACTAACAATTCTACTTCCCTTTCCAACCTAAACAGCTAAACAATGTCTGTGGGGCTTGTTCAGTGGGGTAGATGCTTGACTCCAGATTGcttccatttccatttttacTTAGATAGGTATAATAGATAAGATACTGTACGTATTGGGTCTCAATAGTTCCTAGTGTACCTCAATAGTAGCCTTACTTGAGTGTGAGGGAGCAGAGGTCAGGCAGCTGTGGAAGATCCCGATCGTCCCGCTGatcctcctcatcttcttcttcttcttcctgtggGGTGGTGGGAGGCTCGGCAGAGATGAGCAGGTCTCTGAGTCTGGGACAGGCCCTGATGACCTCCAGCAGAGGGGTGTGAGTGCTGGTTTTCACCCCCTCTAGGGTGAGAGAGACCAAAGAGGAGCCTGCAACCTGCGAGGCAGGTAGGAGATCCACCAGAGGGCCTGGGTAGTGTACCGAGAGGCTCCGCAGCTGACCCGACCACGCCTGGAAGCCCGCGGCTAACACAGACCCCTGGCTTCTTCCTGTCGTGTTTTCACAATCCCCGAGATTCACAGATACGGAGCAGACGTTTGGACATGCACGACTTAAACTGTCCAGAGAGTCACATGATAAGCCCTTGATGTCCTTCAGGCGCAGGATCAGGCGTTCATCACCTGACGTACCTCTTCCTCTCATTTTTTCCTCTGCTTGGTTCTGAGTGCAACTTGGCCCTTCATCTCTACTTGCATCATCCTCACCGTCACTGCCATACCCCTCCCACAatatctcctcctccttttcatcctcctcatcttcttcatctgctgccactccttctctctttttcctccaaCCGTCCATGCCCTGGCTTTGCCTCCGCTCCCTCCACACCTCCCCCAGCCTGGGAACTCCCTCTCTGTCAGTGAACTCATCCGTCTGGCCGAACTGTTGGTGCTCGATGAGACAGCAGGCCTGCGCGAGGCCCTCCATGGCCACTCTCTCCAGGcagggcagagagaggaggaggtaggCTGCTGCCGCCACAGGGTCTCCCTCTTGttccccaaacccaatatccaGAGCCAGCAGACTGCTGAGGGGGAGAGGAGGCAGGGGTTCGGAGCAAGAAGAGGAAATACAAGATTGGGACGCAGAGGTGCAACGAGGTGACCGAGAGGGACAGTCAGAGGAGGGAAAGGAAGTCCCACCTCCAAGAGGAAGTAGTGCAGCAGGGGGAAGGGAGTGACAGCGAGATATGTCCAGATGGCGAAGTGAAAGACAGCGGCGGGCGATCGTCCTGATGACAAATCTGTCACAAGGTGTACCAGCCAGGGAGAGGGAGCGCAGGGCAGGAAGACAGCCGAGGGTTTCAATCAGGACCTTTGAGGGCAGCTGCTGGGCTCCAGATAGGTCTAGACTCCTCAGACCCTGAGACAGAAAGGAGGAAATACTGCATAAAGACATTAAGGAATTATAGGCCAGACAAAAGATATCAAAAGACACAACTTTCACTATCCTGATCAAGTTCTTAGATTGTGTCTACCACTCCTGTTTACTGTGAGAGTGGGTGAGACGCCAGGCAAGAAACCACCAAGTTTTTTATtagcagtgatttttttttctatataacCATCTGTCATGCAAATTATACCATAGAAAaggtttttaaaatatattcttTTAAGCCCTgaaaatattgtgtaaataCACATAcgctaaatgtttaaaatatgaAGGAGCACTTCtgcttttcatgaaatttgctGATGACGTAAAtcaaagagaagaagaatggTTACAGAGGGATTTTAAGCTTAGATACGATGTGGATTCACTCAACATCAGGGAAAATGTCcataaagaggacctattatgcatttgtgctttttccttttcctttagtgtgttatatgtttttctgtgcatgtaaaagcTCTGCAAAGTTACAGagtcccccacagaaacactgctcctgaactgcctgaaacgccttgattgaagtcccgccttttcttccgtaacttggtgatgtcaccaggtatcacatttgcataatacctgcctagcggctaaacaaagctagttagagcggagctggagctgagtctgaagagtttggttcggttgaccaatcagagcagaatgGACTTTTCGGTAGGGCGGGGCAGgtgctcaaacagagcgtttcagacagagggtgaaaagaggtgctgcagcacagccggtatgagaaaaatacagtgtttttttaacattaaagcatgtaaacatgttctagtagaaacctaaaatacaagtatgaacgtgaaaataagcataataggtcctctttaatatttttGGAGGTGTatttagttggttgcaacctcaccactaaatgccactaaatcctacacacacacatatacacacactggacctttaaaataacTGATTCGCCATCTTTGCAGCTGACTCCATCTGACCTGGCAACGTGCAGCAATGTGGGCACAGAGGGCGGAGGTGACCAGACCAGGACACCTTTCCAGAGACAGGCCACGGAGTTGTGGGACCAGCAGGAGGTGGAGGGCCGCCCGGGACATCTGCTTTCTGGTGCACAGCAGCCATATCAGCTGCTCGACCAGCTCGCCCGCTACATGGAGAGTaacagatagaaagatagacAGATGGGGAGATGTTGTCGCAGGATTAGAAGTGATCAATCACTTAATCTGTAGATTAAATGGAGTTGTAAAGAAATACATGAGAAAgtagtttattcatttatatctCAGGAATTTGGCTGATACAGTGAACTGGTATAAAAGCCCTCACACACTCACGCAGTAAACTGAAAGGCCCTATGATGTATCTGAATGAATAATGATCCAGGTAGTTGTCAGCGTAGTCCTTCACCCACACTTCCTTCATGTTGTCTACCAGGCTCAGCAGACACAACCGTGTCAACGACAGGACAGAGCCATTTTCATCTGTCTTCCCGCAGCTCCCCATCCACTCCATATTccccatcctcttcctcctcctcctcctcctctcgggCAGAGCATTGAACCCACCACCATGTTCACCCAAAGCCCGAAACAGAGGCATTGCCAGACAGGAAGCGGATGCTGAATCTGTGTGATGGAGGAGGTTTCTCCTTGCTGCTGGAGGGCTGAGGTGATCAAGAGgatagaaaagagaaaaaaaacatatttctgatACCAAAAATTATGtttactttttcagattttcttctaCAAAATGCTACTTTTCTTGCAAATTACTGAATTCCtctaaatataaagtaaaaaaaaacaccttttgaTTGAACAGGTTACAGTTGGTAGTCATATGCAATCAGTGCTGAGGGGTCAAAAATAGACATTgctttgttttaaagggacacaagtcataatattacacacagTTCTTGGCCATCTTCCTTAAAAGTGTCTTAAAaagtagtgatgttacgtgctgttacgaggcttcggagcgtgtcGAGTAAGTTTTCTGTGAAGTGCGTATCGAGGCTTGTGTCGTTgtagaccaatgacgtcattgaagaCGCCCGAAGCCGAAACACAGTTGAGAAATTATTGTTTCTGAATAAAATGGAATAAAGTCTCCCCTCTATCAATTTCCTATAgttacacaaacacaatcacTGCCCTCTGCCTGGTTAAACCACTGCCACTTTCCAGTTTTACAGCATTGCCCCTTCTGCCATTATTATGACACTATTGACTTaaccttatttattattgattaaattACCAGTATACACATTTGATGCATTACTCACAACacaattatagtttattatacaCTTATGTTCTATAATCATGATATAGGCTACTTGCCAGaaattacattatattgatataaatggattattatgtggaaattgatttttttattcattattcccAAGCCTTTAATGGTGCAAATATACAGTAGCCTATATCACACTATATCACATGGTTGAGATCATCTGTAATATATCTGAGCTTCATCAACCTTCACGTTTACCGTTTTTATTCCTATGTTGTTGAATTTAAGAAGAGACCTTGTGAGACACTAGACTAATCCGGTTTATATATCCAGCTGAGTGCAGAGATAGACCGACAGAGAGGGAGATAAGTTAGTTAATGTTAGTTAGAAtgaagttatatatatatatagagagagagagtaggtcTATGAGTTATATTACATTAGTGTGTAATAAAACAGTGTTATATCcaataaagaagaagaatttcTATTGCAGACTTACCTGCCAAATCACTTGTTTTGTTGAGTACCTAAAGCAAAAGTAATGTGTAACAACCAACAACCCATGATTTACAGCGACACTTCCTGACTGCAGTGAGGTACATTACAGCCCTGAGTTCAGTCTCTCAGGCACaacttcctctcttttcttcgtgctttattttgaaagttcagTAAAGTAATTACATAAACAtcttcagatttttcattaaaaaaattcagcaaatatattttacattataaaaataatgtaaaaataatataaattattcaACAAATAGAATGTAACGAAAgggaaaaaattatatatatatgtatatatatatatacatatatatatacatatatatatatttttaaattataattatataaaaaaaaatcggGGTTTGTTAATCAATTTGAgtaaatgtctaaataatcttatagtttttgccaatttagaatttttgagttttaagttttcaatcatAGTCAAGTATGTTTTCAAATCAGTgtctttaaaagtataaaaggagggtattcttttaagccatatcattttatggatataatattttgctaagataatcaaattaattatgtgaaTTTCATCTGCCGAAAAACTGGCATTGTTAAAAGCGAGTAATAGCTCAATCTTTGTTAGtatgatatcttttttttttttaaatgtttttactcTTCTGTAAATCAGACCAAAAAGATGAAAACAATCTACAAACACATGTTCAATAGTTTCCCCTTCACAAAAACTTAAGGAGCTACGATTACAACTCAAGTCAATCCCAGTCTTCTGATCACAAAGCATGTTCTAGTTACATAAGCATGAATATTAGATCACTGAAGATAATCAGGTCAGGCTCTGTAGCATGAGTACATGAACATAAAAAGTGACTTCTTAATCAGCAAAGGGCTGGTGCATGAATATGTTTTAGTTGGCAAAAAATGGCTAACAGCAAGTGCAATTATAATAACTCccttatttcctgttttaaagCCCAATAATTACCCTCAAAGGGATAgcttgggtgttttgaagtggggttgtatgaggtatttatccatagccagtgttacttacagtagataACAGTCAGCACGCCCCCAAAACTATGCattcaaactatccctttagaGACTTAAAAAGACTGAATTTGAGCTCAGCTGACTACAGCCTAGGATGACTCTCACtgaactttattattattaatataatatgattCATTTACTACTTATTTGTCTAAGCAACAAAGCAGAATTGAGAAGCAGTGCAGTGGCGTTTCCAGCTGATCCTTCTTGTGCTGCACCATATTGTATCTCTCAGATGTATTTCGGTAGTTAACATCCTCTTCAAGCGTGGGATTTGGGCCTTGAGACGAGCGACCAAAGTGTTTATTATGCTGTTGGCTCTGTGAATGGTACCACCTTCCTCCCGGCCACAAACACCTCTACTATGTTACGATCATCACCTGTCAAACAGGAAGTAACAGAGATAAACATAAAGTAAATGGTGATTGGCACATTAGAGTCtgaaaagacaaataaacataaattgaCACTCACCCAAATTCAagaatttttccaaaataaTCTGAAAATTGAAGTAATGATAAATTAGCGTCACACTGAAATGAAATTGTCTGCTTTCATtcatttgtgtgtaaatgtataaatgaaGCCCCACTGCCAA
Coding sequences within:
- the si:ch211-214j8.12 gene encoding F-box/LRR-repeat protein 4, with translation MPLFRALGEHGGGFNALPERRRRRRKRMGNMEWMGSCGKTDENGSVLSLTRLCLLSLVDNMKEVWVKDYADNYLDHYSFRYIIGPFSLLPGELVEQLIWLLCTRKQMSRAALHLLLVPQLRGLSLERCPGLVTSALCAHIAARCQGLRSLDLSGAQQLPSKVLIETLGCLPALRSLSLAGTPCDRFVIRTIARRCLSLRHLDISRCHSLPPAALLPLGGGTSFPSSDCPSRSPRCTSASQSCISSSCSEPLPPLPLSSLLALDIGFGEQEGDPVAAAAYLLLSLPCLERVAMEGLAQACCLIEHQQFGQTDEFTDREGVPRLGEVWRERRQSQGMDGWRKKREGVAADEEDEEDEKEEEILWEGYGSDGEDDASRDEGPSCTQNQAEEKMRGRGTSGDERLILRLKDIKGLSCDSLDSLSRACPNVCSVSVNLGDCENTTGRSQGSVLAAGFQAWSGQLRSLSVHYPGPLVDLLPASQVAGSSLVSLTLEGVKTSTHTPLLEVIRACPRLRDLLISAEPPTTPQEEEEEDEEDQRDDRDLPQLPDLCSLTLNFSYEHSQRKPVMSWMSLKRVLKYLLTGSPLLEELSLVSLPCPLNCVLQNVLDSDLYLSAESTDSPPMPLGQVQRIVLPRTDVEIATVKSIMRRSKRVKYVDVSYCLQISRRECLACETSSGVQVVWLQ